The Verrucomicrobiia bacterium genomic sequence GGGTCCAGATCGCCGGCAAGACGTGGTGCAGCCCGGCCTACGTGGAGGGAATCCTTTACGTGAAGGACTCCCGCAGTGTCTTCGCGGCGGAAATTGCCCGCTGAGGGATCGGAGGTGTCGCAGGAACCCGCACCAGTTCGCCAAGTCGGGCTAGCGGATGAACACCGGATGCGGCCGGGTGTCAGCGGGGTCAAAGGGCTGGGGGGCGAACTCCACTGCAAGGCCGGGCGCTTCGACCCTCAGGGCATGGGCCACGCCAGGCGCCACCTCAAGCAGATCTCCCGGCTCCACCTTGAGTTCCATGCGTTGGCCGGAGTCGGGGTCCACGGCGAAAAAGGTGACCCGGCCGGCGACGAGGTAAAACCATTCCTGCTTCTGCTCATGCCGATGGTTGCCGCGAAGCGTGCCTTCCCGAAGCTCCAGACAGGCGATGTGGCGGAAGGCAGTCCGGCCGTCGGTCAATTGCGCCAGCTCGCCCGACGGCAATGCGAGGCGTCTGGGCTCGGTGGCGTCCGCACCGGTTTCGGGGGGCCGGACCGGCAGACGGTGTCGGATCACGCCGCCGCCCAGATGGGATTCCTGCGTCACAGCCACAGCGTCATGGCTCCGGCGGCGAAGGCAAGGAGCCAGAGGAGGAGGACGGCGTTGGGGCGGCTCCAACCGGCGCGGACCAAGCGGTGCGAGAAATGGTTGGTGTCACCGATCCAGAATGGCTTCCGGGCGCGGGTGCGGATCCACACGACACTGGCCAGATCCGCCAGGGGGACGGCCAGGAGCAGGAGCGGGCTGAGAACCGCCCAGCGGCTCGGTGCCGGGAGTTGCTCGGTGTAGAAATGGGGCAGAATGGAC encodes the following:
- a CDS encoding cupin domain-containing protein — protein: MTQESHLGGGVIRHRLPVRPPETGADATEPRRLALPSGELAQLTDGRTAFRHIACLELREGTLRGNHRHEQKQEWFYLVAGRVTFFAVDPDSGQRMELKVEPGDLLEVAPGVAHALRVEAPGLAVEFAPQPFDPADTRPHPVFIR